One stretch of Deltaproteobacteria bacterium DNA includes these proteins:
- a CDS encoding protein phosphatase, with protein sequence MHKFRYSPAGKTEPIVFGAQGPAYSSLRINEWVTYMHEQGIRRVCCLLHEDQLKAYKEDLLIAYGRVFGSDNVCWAPIPDYHLCDVGLLKERILPFLKESDEKQSPVVVHCQGGRGRAGHVLAAWLVAGRGFTVEEAIAGVKEMGRNPHEAADWGNAQPEDVYTLLAACLEGTIV encoded by the coding sequence ATGCATAAATTCCGCTACTCACCGGCTGGCAAAACTGAACCGATCGTCTTTGGTGCACAAGGACCGGCGTATTCATCGCTGCGTATCAATGAATGGGTAACCTATATGCACGAGCAAGGCATTCGTCGTGTCTGTTGCCTGCTGCATGAAGATCAACTGAAAGCCTATAAAGAAGATCTGCTCATCGCCTATGGTCGGGTGTTTGGCAGCGACAATGTCTGCTGGGCACCGATCCCTGACTACCATCTGTGTGATGTTGGCTTGCTGAAAGAACGGATTCTGCCGTTTCTCAAGGAGTCAGATGAAAAGCAATCACCGGTTGTTGTCCATTGCCAGGGTGGTCGTGGGCGCGCTGGACATGTGCTCGCCGCATGGCTGGTAGCTGGACGCGGGTTCACCGTGGAAGAGGCGATTGCCGGAGTCAAAGAAATGGGTCGCAATCCGCACGAAGCCGCTGATTGGGGCAATGCGCAGCCGGAGGATGTGTATACGTTGCTCGCGGCGTGTTTAGAGGGGACGATTGTATAA